The nucleotide window GGCATCGCCCTGGGACTGGTCAACTCCTACATCAAAAATTTCGTAGCCAAAGGCTATATCCGCATCAAGAACTACCCCCACAATCGCTACGCCTATCTGCTGACGCCGAATGGCATGGCCGAAAAGGCCCGATTGGCCTATCAACATGTCCACTACTTCACCAGCCTGTACACCGTAACCCGACAGAACTACCTGCAGCTTTTCAGATTCTTGTCGGAACGTGGTATTAACCGCGTCGCCTTCTGCGGTGTCGATGAGGTTACGGAAATCGCCTGGCTGTCCCTGTGCGAGGCGGGACTGGAGCTGGCGGAGGTGATGGACGACCGGAATGTGGGCACCTCCTTCATGGGCAGGACGGTTGTCAGCCTCAACCACGGGCTGCTGTCGGTGAATCACTGGATCGTGGTCACCTCGGTGAAGCGATCCCAAGAACTCAAGGAATCCCTGCGCAACCACGGGGTCAGCGATGAGATGATCCTGGCACTGGATGCTCATATGCATCCGACACCGGCGGCACCATAAAATTCATAATTCGAGGATGGGATAGTAATGGATAAAGGGGCAAAAATATTCGTGGCAGGCCACCGGGGAATGGTTGGTTCAGCCATTGTGCGCACGTTGGAAGCAGGCGGCTTCGGCAACCTGATCGTAAGAACCAGCCGGGAGCTGGATCTGCGCAACCAGCAGGCGGTCGAGGATTTTTTCCGGGCCGAGCAACCGGACTATGTCTTCCTGGCCGCAGCCACGGTGGGGGGCATTGTCGCCAACAGCACCTACCCGGCCGAATTCATCTACGACAATCTGCAGATCCAGACCAACGTGATTCACCAGGCCTGGCAGACCGGGGTCAAGCGTCTGCTGTTCCTGGGAAGCACCTGCATCTATCCCAAGCTGGCACCCCAGCCGCTCAAGGAGGAATACCTGCTGACCGGTCCGCTGGAGCCGACCAACGATGCCTATGCCGTGGCCAAGATCGCCGGCATCTGCCAGTGCCGCTCCTACAACCGCCAGTACGGCACCCGCTTCCTGGCAGCCATGCCCAACAACCTCTACGGCCCCAACGACAACTTCGACCTGGAAAAGTCCCACGTATTGCCGGCCCTGATCAGGAAATGCCACGAGGCCAAAGCCTCGAACGCCGCCAGCGTCACCATCTGGGGAACCGGCACACCGCTGCGCGAATTTCTCCACGTGGACGACCTGGCGGAAGCCTGCCTGTTCCTGATGAAACTGGACGAGCAGCGTTACGAAGAACTATTGAACTATCCTGCTGCGCCGGCACTGATCAATGTCGGTTCGGGACAAGAGCTTTCCATCCGGGATCTGGCACTGCTGGTGAAACGGGTGGTCGGATTCGCAGGGGAACTGGTCTTCGATGCCGGCAAGCCGGACGGAACGCCGCGCAAGCTGGCCGACGCAAGCCGTATCCACGCCCTGGGCTGGCGGCACCGGATCGGCATGGAGGCGGGGATCGCTGCGACGTACGAGTGGTGGCAACGGTCTCTAAAGGTGCATAAATAATGACAGGGGGCGCATCAAGAGGGATGAAAGCGCGGGAATCTGGCCGATGGGCAATCCCCGGTCTCCGGCCGAGCGATCCTGCTGTGGCTGAATGTGCGACCAGCAGGCACATTTCGCCATGACACTCCCTCCAGTCGACCGCACCTGGGTACGCTACATCCCCTCATTCCTGCGCAAACGTTTTGAAAACCGGCACGTTTTTCAGGAAGCGGTGGAGAACAGCGGCTGGCTCTTTGCCGATCGCATCTTCCGCATGGGCGTCGGCCTTGTTGTCGGGGTCTGGATCGCCCGGTACCTCGGCCCTTCCGAATATGGGCTGCTCAGTTACGCTGCTTCCATCATCGGCATGTTTTCGGCAGTGGCTCTATTGGGACTGGAGGCGATCGTCGTCAGGGACCTGGTCCGTAATCCCGAACGGGAGCAGGAGATACTCGGCACGACGTTCCGCCTTCGGTTTCTGGCAGGCGCGATTTCCTATGGGGTGGCCATCGCCACCGTGATGTGTCTGAGATTCAACGATCCAAAGGCGCACCTTCTGGTGGGCGTCATGGGATGGGTGCTGATTTTCGGGGCCTTCGATACCATCGATCTTTGGTTCCAGTCACGGGTGCGGTCCAAATTTGTCGTTTATGCGAAAAATGCCGCATTCGTCGCTGCATCGCTCCTGCGTGTCGGTTTCGTGGTCTTCAAGACTCCTGTGGTGGCTTTCGCCGCTGCAAACGCCATCGAATATGCACTGGCTGCCATTGGGCTACTCGTCGTTTATCGACACTGCGGGGAGAGGTTCGGGAGTTGGAAGGGGAACCTTTCCCTCGCGCGCGAGATGTTCCGGGAAAGCTGGCCGTTGCTCCTTTCGGGGATCGTCTTCATGGTATACCTCCGGATTGACCAGGTGTTCCTCGGGCAGATGGCGGACTCACGTGAGGTGGGAGTTTATGCCGCGGCGGTGAAGATCGCCGAAATCTGGTTTTTCATCCCCACGGTGGTGGTGAATTCTGTCTTTCCCAATATCATCAAGACAAAGGAAAACGACGAGGAGGAGTTTTACCGGAGATTGCAGAAACTCTACAACCTCATGGCGTTCATCGGTTATGCCATTGCAATACCGACAACCCTTCTTGCGGGATTCGTGGTGACGCTCCTCTACGGCAAGGCCTATGCCGCTGCAGCACCGATGCTCATCCTGCTCGTCTGGAGCGATGTCTTTGCAATCCTTGCGGTAGCGCGCAATGCGTACCTGCTGGCGATGAACTGGTCCCGGGTACTGTTCTGGATGGTTTTGATCGGAGCGGTCTCAAACGTGCTCCTCAATATGGTGTTGATCCCCAGGTACGGGGGGATCGGAGCTGCTGCCGCGTCCCTCATCTCGTACTGGATCGCAGGGCATGGAGCATGCTACCTCCACAAACCCTTGCGCAGAACGTCAAACATGATGACGAGAGCGCTCATGTATCCCAAGTTCTGGTGAAGAAAGGCGAACG belongs to Geobacter sp. SVR and includes:
- a CDS encoding GDP-L-fucose synthase, coding for MDKGAKIFVAGHRGMVGSAIVRTLEAGGFGNLIVRTSRELDLRNQQAVEDFFRAEQPDYVFLAAATVGGIVANSTYPAEFIYDNLQIQTNVIHQAWQTGVKRLLFLGSTCIYPKLAPQPLKEEYLLTGPLEPTNDAYAVAKIAGICQCRSYNRQYGTRFLAAMPNNLYGPNDNFDLEKSHVLPALIRKCHEAKASNAASVTIWGTGTPLREFLHVDDLAEACLFLMKLDEQRYEELLNYPAAPALINVGSGQELSIRDLALLVKRVVGFAGELVFDAGKPDGTPRKLADASRIHALGWRHRIGMEAGIAATYEWWQRSLKVHK
- a CDS encoding flippase, producing MTLPPVDRTWVRYIPSFLRKRFENRHVFQEAVENSGWLFADRIFRMGVGLVVGVWIARYLGPSEYGLLSYAASIIGMFSAVALLGLEAIVVRDLVRNPEREQEILGTTFRLRFLAGAISYGVAIATVMCLRFNDPKAHLLVGVMGWVLIFGAFDTIDLWFQSRVRSKFVVYAKNAAFVAASLLRVGFVVFKTPVVAFAAANAIEYALAAIGLLVVYRHCGERFGSWKGNLSLAREMFRESWPLLLSGIVFMVYLRIDQVFLGQMADSREVGVYAAAVKIAEIWFFIPTVVVNSVFPNIIKTKENDEEEFYRRLQKLYNLMAFIGYAIAIPTTLLAGFVVTLLYGKAYAAAAPMLILLVWSDVFAILAVARNAYLLAMNWSRVLFWMVLIGAVSNVLLNMVLIPRYGGIGAAAASLISYWIAGHGACYLHKPLRRTSNMMTRALMYPKFW
- a CDS encoding winged helix-turn-helix transcriptional regulator, whose product is MNKTDSGTLDDIKAFQLLSEVADEQPISQRELASRLGIALGLVNSYIKNFVAKGYIRIKNYPHNRYAYLLTPNGMAEKARLAYQHVHYFTSLYTVTRQNYLQLFRFLSERGINRVAFCGVDEVTEIAWLSLCEAGLELAEVMDDRNVGTSFMGRTVVSLNHGLLSVNHWIVVTSVKRSQELKESLRNHGVSDEMILALDAHMHPTPAAP